Proteins encoded together in one Planctopirus ephydatiae window:
- a CDS encoding PIG-L deacetylase family protein, which produces MNRPLRILVIGAHPDDCELKAGGICALYRQAGHEVTFVSVSCGNAGHHRMKPRELAEMRKAEAEAVARLMGIRYIIMGQNDGEILPTLELRQKMIALIRREQPDLVLTHRPNDYHPDHRGTSQVVADAAYLLIVPNIVPEAPALRENPVIMYLSDNFQKPTPFEPAVVVDVTPVFESILDQLACHACQFGQWLPYTMLKPEVEGAAAIRQAAQDFYEGFNGPLASRFHKEIEATYGPVKAQQVRFIEAFEPCEYGAPLTAEAKKRLFPFLP; this is translated from the coding sequence GTGAATCGACCCCTCCGCATCCTTGTGATAGGTGCCCACCCGGATGATTGTGAACTCAAGGCTGGTGGAATCTGTGCATTATACCGCCAGGCGGGCCACGAGGTGACATTTGTTTCGGTCAGTTGCGGGAATGCGGGACATCATCGGATGAAGCCCCGGGAACTGGCCGAAATGCGAAAAGCCGAAGCAGAAGCCGTCGCCCGACTGATGGGAATTCGCTACATCATCATGGGCCAGAATGATGGAGAGATTCTGCCCACGCTGGAACTGCGGCAGAAGATGATCGCGCTGATCCGGCGCGAGCAGCCTGATCTGGTTCTGACACACCGGCCCAATGATTATCATCCGGATCATCGGGGGACATCGCAGGTGGTGGCTGATGCCGCGTACCTGCTGATTGTGCCGAACATTGTTCCCGAAGCCCCGGCACTGCGCGAGAATCCGGTGATCATGTACCTTTCGGATAACTTCCAGAAACCGACCCCCTTTGAGCCAGCCGTCGTGGTGGATGTGACGCCTGTATTTGAATCGATTCTGGATCAGCTCGCGTGCCATGCGTGCCAGTTTGGTCAATGGTTGCCCTACACGATGCTCAAGCCCGAAGTGGAGGGAGCAGCCGCCATTCGACAGGCGGCCCAGGATTTTTACGAGGGGTTCAACGGGCCACTGGCCAGTCGTTTCCACAAGGAGATTGAAGCGACCTATGGACCCGTGAAGGCGCAGCAGGTTCGGTTCATCGAGGCGTTTGAACCTTGTGAATACGGGGCACCACTCACGGCAGAGGCGAAGAAGCGACTGTTTCCGTTTTTGCCTTAG
- the nadA gene encoding quinolinate synthase NadA has translation MSLPVIQNPGEPAAHFANAIAEDPLELMDEIEALKKERNAAILSHFYTDGDLQEIADFTGDSLKLARDAASITNPVIVFCGVHFMGESAKILSPEKTVLMPDLQAGCSLAESCQPEDLARFQNELRAAGRDIQTVAYINTSAAVKSLCDWIVTSGNAREIIDRVPADKEILFVPDQHLGRYLSEVTGRKMILWPGSCMVHEVFSIQDLLRAKRNNPQAIIMAHPECPRNILEHADVIGGTEKMRRHVAAIAEPTTFLVATEANMIHPLQKIAPQHTFIPVPGIMTSTGETCACNRCPHMARNTLQKVRDALRDMQPEIVWQPFFADAQEVLRRSLLEPAKR, from the coding sequence ATGTCTTTGCCAGTCATTCAGAATCCGGGCGAGCCTGCCGCTCATTTTGCCAATGCGATCGCGGAAGATCCATTGGAGCTCATGGATGAGATTGAGGCACTCAAAAAAGAGCGCAACGCCGCCATTCTCTCTCACTTTTACACCGATGGCGACCTGCAGGAGATTGCCGATTTCACCGGCGACAGCCTGAAACTCGCTCGCGATGCCGCATCGATTACCAATCCGGTCATTGTCTTCTGTGGTGTGCACTTTATGGGAGAATCGGCCAAGATTCTCAGCCCGGAAAAAACCGTTCTTATGCCCGATCTTCAAGCCGGTTGCTCTCTCGCCGAAAGCTGCCAGCCGGAAGATCTCGCCCGCTTCCAGAATGAGTTACGAGCCGCCGGCCGCGATATTCAAACCGTTGCTTACATCAATACTTCGGCGGCCGTCAAAAGCCTGTGCGACTGGATTGTGACCAGTGGCAATGCCCGCGAAATCATCGATCGCGTCCCGGCTGACAAAGAGATTCTTTTTGTTCCCGATCAGCATCTGGGCCGCTACTTGAGCGAAGTCACAGGCCGCAAGATGATTCTCTGGCCCGGCTCCTGCATGGTGCACGAGGTGTTCAGCATTCAAGACCTTCTCCGTGCCAAACGGAATAATCCGCAGGCCATTATCATGGCTCACCCCGAATGCCCACGCAACATTCTTGAGCATGCCGATGTCATTGGTGGCACTGAAAAGATGCGCCGGCATGTTGCTGCAATTGCCGAGCCCACGACGTTCCTCGTCGCGACCGAAGCGAATATGATTCATCCACTGCAGAAGATCGCCCCGCAGCACACGTTCATCCCCGTCCCCGGCATCATGACGAGTACGGGCGAAACCTGTGCCTGTAACCGCTGTCCTCACATGGCACGAAACACTCTGCAAAAAGTACGTGACGCCCTGAGAGATATGCAGCCTGAGATTGTCTGGCAGCCATTTTTCG